A part of Streptomyces sp. NBC_01210 genomic DNA contains:
- a CDS encoding acyl-CoA dehydrogenase family protein: MTDATEVRSRTEQLLAAHPPATTDRTDFLKARFDAGLAWVHYPKGLGGLDAPRTLQTAVDAELTAAGAPDNDPRRIGIGLGMAAPTILKYGSEELKQRFLRPLWVGEEVWCQLFSEPGAGSDLAALGTRAVRDGDDWVVNGQKVWTSSAHVARWAILIARTDPDLPKHRGITYFICDMTDPGVEVRPLRQITGEAEFNEVFLTDVRIPDAHRLGEVGEGWKVAQTTLMNERVSIGGSRLPREGGMIGPIAQTWRERPELRNHDLHQRLLTLWVEAEVARLAGERLRQQLAAGQPGPEGSGMKLAFARLNQEISGLEVELCGEEGLLYDDWTMSRPDFVDFTGRDAGYRYLRSKGNSIEGGTSEVLLNIVAERVLGLPSEPRNDKDVAWKDLAR, encoded by the coding sequence ATGACGGACGCCACCGAAGTGCGCAGCCGCACTGAGCAGTTGCTGGCCGCGCACCCACCGGCCACCACGGACCGCACCGACTTCCTGAAGGCACGCTTCGACGCGGGCCTCGCCTGGGTGCACTACCCCAAGGGCCTCGGCGGACTCGACGCCCCGCGCACGCTGCAGACCGCCGTCGACGCCGAGCTGACGGCTGCCGGCGCGCCCGACAACGACCCGCGCCGTATCGGTATCGGCCTCGGCATGGCCGCGCCGACCATCCTCAAGTACGGCTCCGAAGAGCTGAAGCAGCGCTTCCTTCGTCCTCTGTGGGTCGGCGAGGAGGTGTGGTGCCAGCTGTTCAGCGAGCCGGGCGCGGGCTCCGACCTCGCGGCGCTCGGCACCCGGGCCGTGCGGGACGGCGACGACTGGGTCGTCAACGGCCAGAAGGTGTGGACGTCCAGCGCCCATGTGGCCCGCTGGGCGATCCTCATCGCCCGCACCGACCCGGACCTGCCCAAGCACCGGGGCATCACCTACTTCATCTGCGATATGACCGACCCGGGTGTCGAGGTGCGGCCGCTGCGCCAGATCACCGGTGAGGCGGAGTTCAACGAGGTCTTCCTGACCGATGTGCGTATCCCCGACGCACACCGCCTCGGCGAGGTCGGCGAGGGCTGGAAGGTCGCCCAGACCACCCTGATGAACGAACGCGTCTCCATCGGCGGCAGCCGCCTCCCGCGCGAGGGCGGGATGATCGGCCCGATCGCGCAGACCTGGCGCGAACGCCCCGAACTGCGTAACCACGATCTGCACCAGCGGCTGCTGACGCTCTGGGTGGAGGCGGAGGTCGCCCGGCTGGCCGGAGAGCGGCTGCGCCAACAGCTCGCCGCCGGCCAGCCGGGCCCCGAGGGCAGCGGAATGAAGCTCGCCTTCGCCCGCCTCAACCAGGAGATCAGCGGCCTTGAGGTCGAACTCTGCGGCGAGGAAGGCCTGTTGTACGACGACTGGACCATGAGCCGTCCCGACTTCGTCGACTTCACCGGGCGCGACGCCGGCTACCGCTATCTCCGCTCCAAGGGCAACTCCATCGAGGGCGGCACCAGCGAAGTGCTGCTGAACATCGTCGCCGAACGCGTCCTCGGGCTGCCCTCCGAGCCGCGCAACGACAAGGACGTCGCCTGGAAGGACCTGGCCCGATGA
- a CDS encoding NADPH:quinone oxidoreductase family protein, producing the protein MQAWRVHRNGEPSEVMRLEEVDRPTPGEGQLLLKVRAANINFPDALLCRGQYQIRPPLPFTPGVEICGETEDGRRVIANPALPNGGLAEYVVADAAAVLPAPEALDDAEAAALHIGYQTGWFGLHRRAHLQAGETLLVHAAAGGVGSAAVQLGKAAGARVIGVVGGAEKARTARELGCDIVIDRREDDIVAAVKEATGGRGADVVYDPVGGDAYAKSVKCIAFEGRIVIVGFASGSIPTPALNHALVKNYSIVGLHWGLYNTMEPSAIRDCHEELTKLAAQGVIKPLISGRVAMKDAADAVQRVADGTTTGRLVVIPEGEAR; encoded by the coding sequence ATGCAGGCATGGCGAGTGCACCGGAACGGCGAGCCGAGCGAGGTGATGCGGCTCGAAGAGGTGGACCGGCCCACGCCGGGCGAGGGGCAGCTGCTGCTGAAGGTCCGCGCCGCGAACATCAACTTTCCCGACGCGCTGCTCTGCCGCGGCCAGTACCAGATCAGGCCGCCGCTGCCGTTCACGCCGGGTGTGGAGATCTGCGGTGAGACCGAGGACGGCCGCCGGGTGATCGCCAACCCCGCGCTGCCGAACGGCGGACTCGCCGAGTACGTCGTCGCCGACGCGGCGGCGGTGCTGCCCGCGCCCGAGGCCCTGGACGACGCCGAGGCGGCCGCCCTGCACATCGGCTACCAGACGGGCTGGTTCGGGCTGCACCGCCGCGCGCACCTCCAGGCCGGGGAGACGCTGCTCGTGCACGCTGCGGCGGGCGGCGTCGGCAGCGCCGCCGTCCAGCTCGGCAAGGCGGCCGGCGCGCGGGTGATCGGTGTCGTCGGCGGCGCGGAGAAGGCGCGCACGGCAAGGGAGCTCGGCTGCGACATCGTCATCGACCGCCGGGAGGACGACATCGTCGCCGCGGTCAAGGAAGCCACCGGCGGCCGCGGCGCGGACGTCGTCTACGACCCGGTCGGCGGTGACGCCTACGCCAAGTCGGTGAAGTGCATCGCCTTCGAGGGCCGGATCGTGATCGTCGGCTTCGCCAGCGGCTCGATCCCCACCCCGGCCCTCAATCACGCCCTGGTGAAGAACTACTCGATCGTGGGCCTCCACTGGGGCCTGTACAACACGATGGAGCCGAGCGCGATCCGCGACTGCCACGAGGAGCTGACCAAGCTCGCTGCGCAGGGCGTGATCAAGCCGCTGATCAGCGGGCGCGTCGCCATGAAGGACGCCGCGGACGCCGTCCAGCGCGTCGCGGACGGCACGACCACGGGCCGCCTGGTCGTCATCCCGGAAGGAGAAGCCCGATGA
- a CDS encoding PIG-L deacetylase family protein, with amino-acid sequence MTEQLEPMPDDWQRALAVVAHPDDLEYGCAAAVAGWTDAGREVAYLLASRGEAGIDTMEPARCAPLREQEQRASAAVVGVSTVEFLDHKDGVIEYGTGLRRDIAGAIRRHRPELVITLNHRDTWGGTAWNTPDHRAVGRATLDAAGDAGNRWIFPELIAEQGLEPWNGVRWVAVAGSTTPTHAVDATPGLERSVLSLLEHRSYIEVLTDQDPETYCRNFLTGSAQGAAERFGGRPAVTFELFRR; translated from the coding sequence ATGACCGAGCAGTTGGAACCCATGCCCGACGACTGGCAGCGCGCGCTGGCCGTGGTCGCCCACCCCGACGATCTCGAGTACGGCTGCGCCGCGGCCGTCGCCGGCTGGACCGACGCCGGACGTGAGGTCGCCTACCTCCTGGCCAGCCGCGGCGAGGCGGGCATCGACACCATGGAACCGGCCCGGTGCGCCCCGCTGCGCGAGCAGGAGCAGCGGGCGAGCGCGGCCGTCGTCGGCGTCTCCACGGTGGAGTTCCTGGACCACAAGGACGGAGTGATCGAGTACGGGACGGGGCTGCGCCGGGACATCGCGGGGGCCATCCGGCGCCACCGGCCCGAGCTGGTCATCACCCTCAACCACCGTGACACCTGGGGCGGAACCGCGTGGAACACCCCCGACCACCGGGCCGTGGGCAGGGCCACGCTGGACGCGGCGGGGGATGCGGGAAACCGCTGGATCTTCCCCGAACTCATCGCCGAGCAGGGTCTCGAGCCGTGGAACGGGGTGCGGTGGGTGGCCGTCGCGGGCTCCACCACGCCCACCCACGCGGTCGACGCGACGCCCGGCCTGGAGCGCTCCGTACTCTCGCTGCTGGAGCACCGCAGCTATATCGAGGTGCTGACGGACCAGGACCCGGAGACGTACTGCCGCAACTTCCTCACCGGAAGCGCCCAGGGTGCGGCGGAGCGCTTCGGCGGCCGTCCCGCGGTCACCTTCGAGCTGTTCCGGCGCTGA
- a CDS encoding acyl-CoA dehydrogenase family protein — protein MTTQPTQPDLLYSEDEDDLRAAVRSLLADRVDTASVLVRAESGTPYDPELWKALAGDIGAAGLLVPEKLGGQGASHREAAVVLEELGRSVTPAPYLTSSVIATQTLLALDTETEAVAGLLTELAAGRRTAVLAVPLSASPDGPLPVDAPRITGVADAAAADVLLVLKSDGLYAVETANATVEALTPLDLTRPLAAVTLDDTADASRLADAETGEAAVRRGLLAGAGLLASEQLGLAEWCLEETVRHTRERHQFNRPIGSFQALKHRMAQVWLEVVSARAAARNAADALATDSSDAALAVTVAQTYCSRVAVRAAEECVQLHAGIGMTWEHPAHLYLKRAKSDEIALGTPGRHKEALAALVDLQAP, from the coding sequence ATGACGACTCAGCCCACACAGCCCGATCTGCTGTACTCCGAGGACGAGGACGACCTGCGGGCCGCCGTACGCTCTCTGCTCGCCGACCGCGTCGATACGGCGTCCGTCCTGGTGCGCGCCGAGTCCGGTACGCCGTACGACCCCGAGCTGTGGAAGGCGCTCGCCGGGGACATCGGCGCGGCCGGACTCCTCGTACCCGAGAAGCTCGGCGGGCAGGGCGCGAGCCACCGCGAGGCCGCCGTGGTGCTGGAGGAGCTGGGTCGCAGCGTCACCCCCGCGCCGTATCTCACCAGCTCCGTCATCGCGACCCAGACCCTGCTCGCGCTCGACACGGAGACGGAGGCCGTCGCCGGGCTGCTGACCGAGCTGGCGGCCGGCCGCAGGACCGCCGTCCTCGCCGTGCCGCTGTCGGCTTCGCCCGACGGGCCGCTCCCGGTCGACGCACCCAGGATCACCGGTGTAGCGGATGCCGCTGCCGCCGATGTCCTCCTGGTGCTCAAGTCCGACGGCCTGTACGCGGTCGAGACGGCGAACGCCACCGTCGAGGCGCTGACCCCGCTCGATCTGACCCGTCCGCTCGCCGCCGTCACCCTCGACGACACGGCCGACGCCAGCCGCCTCGCGGACGCGGAGACCGGTGAGGCGGCCGTACGCCGCGGACTGCTCGCCGGGGCCGGGCTGCTCGCCTCCGAGCAGCTCGGACTCGCCGAATGGTGCCTGGAGGAGACGGTCCGTCACACCCGCGAGCGCCACCAGTTCAACCGGCCCATCGGTTCGTTCCAGGCGCTCAAGCACCGCATGGCCCAGGTGTGGCTGGAGGTCGTCTCGGCCCGGGCCGCGGCCCGTAACGCGGCGGACGCCCTCGCCACGGACAGCTCCGACGCCGCCCTCGCGGTGACCGTGGCGCAGACATACTGCTCCCGGGTGGCCGTGCGCGCGGCTGAGGAGTGCGTCCAGCTGCACGCCGGAATCGGCATGACCTGGGAACACCCCGCGCATCTGTACCTCAAGCGCGCCAAGTCCGACGAGATCGCCCTGGGCACGCCGGGCCGCCACAAGGAGGCGCTGGCCGCACTGGTCGACCTGCAGGCTCCGTAG
- a CDS encoding phosphatidylinositol-specific phospholipase C/glycerophosphodiester phosphodiesterase family protein, with protein sequence MVLPTRRRAVTTLAAALTGAVAVPAHAQAAEKHGGRTGPQPLRRAHAHNDYLHERPLHDALSHGFTSVEADIFLVNGELLVAHEPADLDPTRTLRSLYLDPLLARVKVNHGSVYRGYRRPVQLLIDIKTDGAAAYLELDRQLRHYRRMLSTYAYGHVRLGAVTPVISGDRAARVPMEAQRVRYAFYDGRLEDLGTTAPASFVPLISSNWTESFSWLGTGQFPAAERQKLHAIVADAHDHGQRVRFWATPDVAGPDRDAVWTELLAARVDHINTDDLAALERFLRARGQ encoded by the coding sequence ATCGTGCTGCCCACCCGTCGCAGAGCCGTCACCACCCTCGCCGCCGCGCTCACCGGCGCCGTCGCCGTGCCCGCCCATGCGCAGGCCGCCGAGAAGCACGGCGGGCGGACCGGCCCGCAGCCGCTCCGCCGGGCCCACGCCCACAACGACTACCTGCATGAACGGCCCCTCCACGACGCCCTGTCGCACGGCTTCACCAGCGTGGAGGCCGATATCTTCCTGGTGAACGGCGAGCTGCTCGTCGCCCATGAGCCGGCGGACCTCGACCCGACCCGCACCCTGCGCTCGCTCTACCTCGACCCGCTGCTGGCCCGGGTGAAGGTCAACCACGGCTCCGTGTACCGCGGTTACCGGCGGCCCGTCCAGCTGCTGATCGACATCAAGACGGACGGCGCCGCCGCGTATCTCGAACTCGACCGCCAGCTGCGGCACTACCGGCGGATGCTCAGCACCTACGCGTACGGCCATGTCCGCCTCGGCGCCGTCACCCCGGTCATCTCCGGCGACCGCGCCGCCCGCGTACCCATGGAGGCGCAGCGAGTGCGGTACGCCTTCTACGACGGCCGCCTCGAAGACCTCGGCACCACCGCCCCCGCCTCCTTCGTCCCGCTGATCTCCAGCAACTGGACGGAGAGTTTCAGCTGGCTGGGCACCGGCCAATTCCCGGCCGCCGAGCGGCAGAAGCTGCACGCGATCGTCGCTGACGCCCATGACCACGGGCAGCGCGTCCGTTTCTGGGCGACGCCCGACGTGGCCGGTCCCGACCGCGACGCAGTGTGGACCGAGCTGCTCGCCGCCCGCGTCGACCACATCAATACGGACGATCTGGCTGCGCTCGAGCGCTTCCTCCGCGCACGGGGTCAGTAG